A single region of the Streptococcus sanguinis genome encodes:
- a CDS encoding 3-oxoacyl-[acyl-carrier-protein] synthase III C-terminal domain-containing protein yields the protein MTAVKNHIKIVGYGTHLPRNTVTFKDQTRYRVVENEETQLSMAVKAIEKALEQAGLTIKDIDCIVSASAVGVQPIPCTAALIHELVAKGLSIPAMDINTTCTSFISALSLMSHLLEAGEYHRILIVSSEVGSLGLNPNQKESFELFSDGAAALIFEATEEERGVISSLQRTWSEGAHDTEIRGGLTSFQPKEYSDATKTHYMFDMNGKKILLLSARKIPEMFKEFKEKSGLSLSDLDYIIPHQASRALPMVMRSLGIPDDKYLNIVQDYGNMVSVAVPFSLCYALERNLVKEGDTIALMGTAAGMTVNMLAMKL from the coding sequence ATGACAGCAGTAAAGAATCATATAAAGATTGTTGGTTATGGTACGCATCTACCTAGAAATACTGTGACTTTTAAGGATCAGACCCGTTATCGAGTGGTGGAAAATGAAGAAACCCAGCTTTCCATGGCGGTTAAGGCGATTGAAAAAGCCCTAGAGCAAGCGGGTTTGACAATCAAAGACATCGATTGTATCGTGTCAGCCAGTGCGGTGGGCGTTCAGCCTATTCCCTGCACTGCGGCCCTGATTCATGAGTTGGTAGCCAAGGGCTTGTCCATTCCAGCCATGGATATCAATACGACTTGCACCAGCTTTATCTCGGCTTTGAGTCTCATGTCTCATTTGTTGGAGGCTGGTGAGTATCATAGGATTCTCATCGTGTCCAGTGAGGTTGGAAGCCTAGGCCTCAATCCTAATCAGAAGGAAAGTTTTGAGTTGTTCAGTGACGGGGCGGCAGCTTTGATTTTTGAAGCAACAGAGGAAGAAAGAGGGGTCATCTCCAGCTTGCAGCGGACCTGGTCTGAAGGAGCTCATGATACAGAGATTCGCGGTGGATTGACATCGTTTCAGCCTAAGGAGTATTCGGACGCTACCAAGACTCACTACATGTTTGACATGAATGGTAAGAAGATACTCTTGCTCTCTGCCAGAAAAATTCCGGAAATGTTTAAAGAGTTTAAGGAAAAGAGTGGTCTCAGCCTATCTGACTTGGATTATATCATTCCGCATCAGGCGAGTCGGGCTCTGCCAATGGTCATGCGCAGCTTGGGTATTCCTGATGATAAATACCTTAATATTGTGCAAGACTATGGTAATATGGTGTCAGTAGCAGTGCCCTTCTCTCTCTGCTATGCTCTGGAGCGCAATCTAGTCAAGGAAGGGGACACCATCGCTCTGATGGGAACAGCAGCTGGTATGACGGTCAATATGCTGGCTATGAAACTATAA
- a CDS encoding DUF4947 domain-containing protein, translated as MVQEQKISTEQAHAFLAGVVDISQASRLQNKYILYSYKNEQISIIFSQEGELLYVTPDPDYLYFK; from the coding sequence ATGGTTCAGGAGCAAAAAATAAGCACCGAACAAGCGCATGCCTTTTTAGCAGGTGTAGTTGATATTTCTCAAGCATCAAGGCTACAAAACAAATACATTCTATACTCTTATAAAAATGAACAAATTTCTATTATCTTCTCACAGGAAGGCGAGCTACTTTACGTAACTCCTGACCCTGATTACCTCTACTTCAAATAA
- a CDS encoding HAD family hydrolase, producing the protein MSKTYHNYCGGSKMSAHKWLFFDIGSTLIDEKEAYQDRIRRAITGTNINYDIFYARMVELFKEGKKGDLETIKEFNLERPIWNSNLEKLYPDAQVVLKELHNRYKIGIIANQLPGLKERLKKMGLYQWIDLVVSSAEFGLSKPSPAIFTLALEKAHCLAQQAVMIGDRIDNDIIPAKALGMTTIWLKQGFSAYYQPQRLEEKPDFTIENLSSLLSLL; encoded by the coding sequence ATGAGTAAGACATATCATAATTATTGTGGAGGTAGTAAAATGTCAGCTCATAAATGGTTATTTTTTGACATTGGCTCTACTTTGATTGATGAAAAAGAAGCCTATCAAGATAGAATTAGGAGAGCAATTACAGGGACAAATATTAACTACGATATTTTTTATGCTCGTATGGTTGAACTGTTTAAAGAAGGCAAAAAGGGAGACTTGGAGACAATAAAAGAATTTAACTTAGAACGCCCCATTTGGAACTCTAATTTGGAGAAATTATACCCAGATGCCCAAGTGGTCTTAAAAGAATTGCACAACCGATATAAAATTGGAATCATCGCCAACCAACTACCTGGCCTAAAAGAACGTTTGAAAAAAATGGGACTATATCAATGGATTGATTTAGTTGTCTCTTCTGCAGAGTTCGGACTTTCCAAGCCTTCCCCTGCCATTTTCACTTTAGCTTTAGAGAAAGCTCATTGCCTTGCTCAACAAGCTGTTATGATTGGTGATCGAATAGACAATGATATCATACCTGCTAAAGCACTAGGAATGACAACTATCTGGTTAAAACAAGGTTTTAGTGCTTATTACCAACCCCAACGACTAGAAGAAAAACCTGATTTCACTATAGAAAATTTATCGTCTCTCTTAAGTCTTCTATAA
- a CDS encoding TetR/AcrR family transcriptional regulator, with amino-acid sequence MLESNKRRKTKAIIERAMVSLLHKQSFDHITTVQLAQAAGISRSSFYTHYKDKYDMIERYQQNLFHQLGYIFENNQEDIQTAITEVFQFLQLEPLLAALLTENGTKEIQNFLRHKLQVMLADSLQDRFSRRVYNHFEKEYSRVFLANAFFGVCQMWIARGKKESPEQIAEFLLKML; translated from the coding sequence ATGTTAGAAAGCAATAAACGCCGAAAAACCAAGGCTATTATTGAAAGAGCCATGGTTTCACTACTGCATAAGCAGTCCTTCGACCATATCACTACTGTCCAGCTAGCTCAAGCTGCTGGCATCAGCCGTAGTAGTTTTTATACTCACTACAAGGACAAGTACGACATGATTGAACGTTATCAGCAAAACCTCTTTCATCAGTTGGGATATATTTTTGAGAATAATCAAGAAGATATTCAAACTGCGATTACAGAGGTCTTTCAGTTCCTCCAGCTAGAGCCACTCTTGGCCGCCCTTTTAACAGAAAACGGCACGAAAGAGATTCAAAATTTCCTGCGCCATAAGCTGCAGGTGATGCTGGCGGATAGTCTGCAGGACCGTTTTAGTAGACGTGTTTACAATCATTTTGAAAAAGAATACAGCAGAGTCTTTCTCGCTAATGCCTTCTTTGGTGTCTGCCAAATGTGGATTGCTAGAGGAAAAAAAGAAAGTCCTGAACAAATAGCAGAATTTCTTTTGAAAATGCTGTAA
- a CDS encoding polyphosphate polymerase domain-containing protein: MTEKFFQNHFQRFETKYIISKETLLDLLLEFEGYLVEDERAYSTINNLYYDTPSYQLIRESLENPCFDEKVRLRTYQEHPAEDSQVFLEIKKKTENLVTKRRLAADLLTAEAYLDGDYSQLTDLQIDKEMAWLTQHFGHIQPMMYIGYNRYSMKGIEDERIRITFDHDLTYRPYDLSLLAGRHGGHLLPANHVIMEVKIPEACPLWLSEIMDRYQLSPSSFSKYGFAYKKANCISSK, encoded by the coding sequence ATGACAGAAAAATTTTTTCAAAATCATTTTCAGCGCTTTGAAACCAAATACATCATTTCCAAGGAAACCTTATTGGATTTATTACTAGAGTTTGAAGGCTATCTGGTGGAGGATGAGCGAGCTTATTCGACCATTAACAATCTCTACTACGATACGCCGTCTTATCAGCTCATTCGTGAGTCTTTGGAAAATCCTTGCTTTGATGAGAAAGTTCGTTTGCGAACCTATCAAGAGCATCCGGCTGAGGATAGTCAAGTCTTTTTGGAAATTAAGAAAAAGACGGAGAATCTGGTCACCAAACGCCGGCTTGCAGCAGATTTGCTGACAGCGGAAGCCTATCTGGACGGTGATTACAGTCAGCTGACTGACCTTCAGATAGATAAGGAAATGGCTTGGCTGACTCAACATTTTGGTCATATTCAGCCTATGATGTATATCGGCTACAATCGTTATTCGATGAAAGGGATTGAGGACGAGCGGATTCGGATTACCTTTGATCACGACCTGACCTACCGTCCTTATGATTTGAGTCTCTTGGCTGGTCGCCATGGAGGTCATCTCCTGCCAGCCAATCACGTCATCATGGAAGTTAAGATTCCAGAAGCTTGTCCGTTATGGCTCAGCGAGATCATGGATCGCTACCAGCTGTCTCCAAGCTCTTTCTCCAAATACGGCTTTGCCTACAAAAAGGCAAACTGTATCAGCAGTAAATAG
- a CDS encoding F390 synthetase-related protein, translating into MKLGTFLKTFSVMRWGYRFKDRQALECYQIKALAAYREFLQQESPYFKSGIPADFKMNKAFMMEHFNELNTQGLDRDELLALALESERTRDFSPMIGEIAVGLSSGTSGHRGLFVTTEKERSMWAAAILAKMLPKGKLFGHKIAFFLRADNQLYQTVNSGLISLEYFDTFQGAEEHVERLNAYQPTILVAPASMLLELAKQVQAGNLQIAPSKVVSVAEILEEPDQQRIQAGFGLKKVDQVYQATEGFLACTCVHGNLHLNEDIVHVDKHYLDDRRFYPIITDFKRTSQPIFQYELNDILVENPEPCSCGSIFTRIDRIEGRSDDIFIFENAAGQSVEVFPDFIRRCLLLVDGIGEYQVAQKKDYSLTIAIEHRSQQREDELVQQFQNLATDKDFLIPAISFEDYQRDRSRKLKRIYRT; encoded by the coding sequence ATGAAACTAGGAACATTTCTAAAAACCTTTAGCGTCATGCGCTGGGGGTATCGATTTAAGGATCGACAGGCCTTGGAATGCTATCAAATCAAGGCTTTAGCAGCCTATCGGGAATTTCTGCAGCAGGAATCACCTTATTTTAAATCAGGTATTCCAGCAGATTTTAAGATGAATAAGGCCTTTATGATGGAGCATTTCAATGAGCTCAATACTCAGGGGCTGGATCGTGATGAGTTACTAGCCTTGGCTCTGGAGAGCGAGCGGACACGTGATTTCAGCCCCATGATAGGAGAAATTGCTGTCGGCTTGTCTTCGGGGACATCTGGTCACCGAGGTTTATTTGTTACCACTGAAAAGGAGCGCAGTATGTGGGCGGCAGCCATCTTGGCCAAGATGCTGCCTAAAGGCAAACTCTTTGGACATAAAATCGCCTTCTTTCTTCGGGCAGACAACCAGCTCTATCAGACTGTCAATTCAGGCTTGATTTCTCTGGAGTACTTTGATACTTTTCAGGGAGCCGAAGAGCATGTAGAGCGTTTGAATGCTTACCAGCCAACGATTTTGGTAGCGCCAGCATCAATGCTCTTGGAGCTAGCTAAACAAGTCCAGGCAGGGAATTTGCAGATTGCTCCTAGCAAAGTCGTATCAGTGGCAGAAATTTTGGAAGAGCCGGATCAGCAGAGGATTCAAGCAGGATTTGGTCTGAAAAAGGTGGACCAGGTCTACCAAGCGACCGAGGGCTTTCTAGCTTGCACTTGTGTCCATGGGAATCTTCATCTAAACGAAGATATTGTCCATGTAGATAAGCACTACTTGGATGATAGGCGCTTTTATCCAATAATTACGGATTTCAAGCGGACTTCTCAGCCAATTTTTCAATATGAGCTGAATGATATCTTGGTGGAAAATCCTGAACCTTGCTCCTGTGGTTCGATCTTTACACGGATTGACAGGATCGAGGGGCGCTCAGATGATATTTTCATTTTTGAAAATGCTGCAGGTCAGTCGGTGGAGGTCTTTCCAGACTTTATTCGCCGTTGTCTGCTCTTAGTGGATGGGATTGGAGAATATCAGGTAGCTCAGAAAAAGGACTATTCGCTGACCATTGCTATCGAACATCGTAGTCAGCAGCGAGAAGACGAGCTTGTCCAGCAGTTTCAGAACTTGGCGACTGATAAAGACTTTCTTATACCGGCTATTTCTTTTGAAGATTACCAGCGGGACAGAAGCCGTAAGTTGAAACGTATCTATCGGACTTAA
- a CDS encoding YhgE/Pip domain-containing protein, translating into MLKEWKAILKKPTFIIVMLGVSLIPALYNVIFLSSMWDPYGKVSDLPVAVVNQDKAVTASDKTLSIGEDVVSSLKENKNLDFHFVSKEDAQNGLEKGDYYMVVTLPSDLSERAASILTDNPQQMKIDYQTSSGQSFIAGKMSDSAMASLKQTVAQNVTDTYTSVIFKNMGDLKTGLVKASDGAQQLASGSQQLGSGSQTIADNLRTLNQATSKLSSGAAQFNTGLQTYTGSVAQVSSGLGSLSNGINTYANGVSTVAAGANQLSGRSADLLGGVQQLTQSGDGVQALSTGVTNLNTGLATLKSSVDTTLANNQQNVSDLANGLTQLNASIQAAASDTEVSTDSIEAALTSIAASARAIINNNQDARAAALARVQGTSAYQGLSSEAKAEIDAAVSASQAGSDQSAQTILSEIDTMRASLETIKGASQTKLSQLESASNQVLPQASSMINGLYNGLSTVSTSLGSASGGANQLVAGVDTLNEKLTTGATQLEQGVTSYTNAVGQLSEGTSALASKNPDLLANTTKLANGAAQLTDKSPELTSSFGKLADGTNQLASGTEKLADGSSALTDNLSKLTEGTSNLSNGLSDAGDKLSAVSTKDDNAKTLADPLTLSKTDENRVEKNGIGMAPYMISVALFVAAISTNIIFSTLPSGQAPKTKRDWLKARIEVNGVISVVAGVLVYGAVHLIGLSANHEWATLGLIVLASMTFMALVTALVTWDSKLGAFASLILLLLQLASSAGTYPLELTSKIFQVINPWLPMSYSVSGLRQTISMNGQIGSQVLFLAFVLVLFMALGTLVYRTDKKQLA; encoded by the coding sequence ATGTTAAAAGAATGGAAAGCTATTTTAAAAAAGCCGACTTTTATCATTGTGATGTTAGGAGTCTCTTTGATTCCTGCCTTGTATAATGTTATTTTCCTGAGCTCCATGTGGGATCCGTATGGAAAGGTATCGGACTTGCCAGTGGCGGTCGTCAATCAGGATAAAGCTGTAACTGCTAGTGACAAGACCTTGTCTATAGGCGAGGATGTTGTTTCCAGCCTCAAGGAAAATAAAAATCTGGATTTTCACTTCGTCAGTAAAGAAGATGCTCAAAATGGTCTGGAAAAGGGTGATTACTACATGGTTGTGACGCTTCCAAGTGATTTATCTGAACGTGCAGCCAGTATTTTGACCGATAATCCTCAGCAAATGAAGATTGACTATCAAACGTCTAGCGGACAAAGTTTTATTGCTGGTAAGATGAGTGATTCAGCTATGGCTTCTTTGAAGCAGACGGTGGCGCAAAATGTGACGGATACTTATACAAGCGTCATATTTAAGAATATGGGAGATCTAAAAACTGGCTTGGTGAAGGCATCCGATGGTGCTCAGCAATTAGCATCCGGCAGTCAACAACTAGGTTCAGGCAGTCAGACAATTGCAGATAACTTAAGAACTCTGAATCAAGCCACGAGCAAATTATCGTCCGGTGCAGCTCAATTTAACACAGGACTACAGACTTATACTGGGAGTGTTGCACAAGTATCGTCTGGACTTGGTAGTTTGTCAAATGGAATAAACACTTATGCTAATGGTGTAAGTACTGTGGCCGCAGGTGCAAATCAGCTGTCGGGTCGATCAGCAGACTTATTGGGTGGAGTCCAGCAGCTCACCCAGTCAGGAGATGGAGTTCAGGCCTTATCAACAGGTGTGACAAATCTGAATACTGGCTTGGCCACATTAAAGTCCTCGGTAGATACCACCTTAGCTAACAACCAGCAAAATGTGAGTGATTTAGCAAATGGTTTGACACAGTTGAATGCTAGTATTCAAGCTGCAGCAAGTGATACAGAAGTTTCTACGGACAGCATTGAAGCTGCACTGACTAGCATAGCAGCATCCGCTCGGGCCATTATCAATAATAATCAAGATGCCAGGGCCGCAGCTTTGGCAAGGGTCCAAGGGACGAGTGCTTATCAAGGACTTTCTAGTGAGGCTAAGGCAGAGATTGATGCAGCAGTCAGTGCTAGTCAAGCAGGAAGTGATCAATCTGCTCAGACGATTTTATCAGAAATCGATACGATGAGGGCTTCTCTTGAAACGATAAAAGGCGCTAGTCAAACAAAACTAAGTCAGTTAGAAAGTGCATCAAATCAAGTTCTGCCACAGGCATCTAGCATGATCAATGGCCTTTATAATGGCTTATCAACAGTGAGTACTAGCCTCGGTTCAGCAAGCGGAGGAGCCAATCAACTAGTCGCAGGTGTAGATACCTTAAATGAAAAATTAACGACTGGCGCGACACAATTGGAACAAGGGGTGACAAGTTATACCAATGCAGTCGGTCAGCTATCTGAGGGGACATCAGCTTTGGCAAGTAAGAATCCTGATTTGTTAGCAAATACAACAAAATTAGCAAACGGGGCAGCCCAATTAACAGATAAATCGCCAGAATTGACCTCTAGTTTCGGGAAATTAGCAGATGGAACCAATCAATTAGCGAGCGGTACAGAAAAGCTGGCTGATGGCAGCAGTGCTTTAACAGATAATCTCTCCAAACTTACTGAGGGAACGAGCAATTTGTCTAATGGCCTCTCAGATGCAGGCGATAAATTGTCGGCTGTTTCAACCAAGGACGACAATGCAAAAACTCTAGCAGATCCTCTGACGCTGAGCAAGACAGATGAGAATAGGGTAGAAAAAAACGGAATTGGGATGGCGCCATATATGATTTCAGTAGCTTTATTTGTGGCGGCTATTTCAACCAATATCATCTTTAGCACACTTCCATCGGGTCAAGCCCCTAAGACGAAACGAGATTGGCTGAAGGCTCGTATAGAGGTAAATGGAGTCATTTCTGTCGTAGCGGGTGTTTTGGTCTATGGTGCTGTGCACTTGATAGGCCTATCTGCAAACCATGAGTGGGCAACCCTTGGTTTGATTGTCCTAGCCAGCATGACCTTTATGGCTCTTGTGACAGCTTTGGTTACTTGGGATAGCAAGCTCGGCGCCTTTGCTTCTCTGATTCTTTTGCTCTTACAGCTGGCTTCTAGTGCAGGAACCTATCCGCTGGAGCTGACTAGTAAGATTTTCCAAGTTATCAACCCTTGGCTGCCAATGAGCTATTCTGTATCGGGCTTACGCCAAACGATTTCCATGAACGGCCAAATTGGTAGTCAGGTGCTCTTCCTTGCTTTTGTTTTAGTTCTTTTCATGGCACTTGGTACTCTGGTCTATCGAACAGATAAAAAACAGTTAGCTTAG
- a CDS encoding MBL fold metallo-hydrolase → MSNIIEKIEYLQPGRCSSHLQQMFKGVAKKKMIFPAGVFLLKHREKGYILYDTGYSPAILKPNFKYWLYGLGTPVDMPEEERVDRLLEQKGIAPEDISYVILSHLHPDHIGGAAFFPKARFILTKTVFKTYQHAKLKDLIFKEFLPQDFESRLEVVEPQQVQAAFLYRKTVDLFGDGSIYLASVDGHAAGQACLFLPDYHLFIGADLCWGVDLLSYTEQMRFLPSLIQDSKEEYMAGVALLRQLLAVGYQVLVSHDPAERAEQILYETRNISKNL, encoded by the coding sequence ATGTCCAACATTATCGAGAAAATTGAGTATCTTCAGCCTGGACGCTGCAGCAGTCACTTGCAGCAAATGTTTAAGGGAGTTGCCAAGAAAAAAATGATTTTTCCAGCTGGTGTTTTCCTCTTGAAGCATCGTGAGAAAGGCTATATTCTCTACGACACTGGCTATTCTCCAGCTATTCTGAAGCCCAATTTTAAATACTGGCTTTATGGTCTGGGAACGCCTGTTGATATGCCAGAAGAGGAGCGTGTAGATCGTCTGCTTGAGCAAAAAGGAATTGCGCCAGAAGATATTTCTTATGTCATCTTGTCGCACTTGCATCCAGATCACATCGGCGGAGCCGCTTTCTTTCCCAAGGCCCGCTTCATTCTGACCAAGACCGTTTTCAAAACGTATCAGCATGCCAAGCTTAAGGATTTGATTTTCAAGGAATTTCTTCCGCAGGATTTTGAGAGTCGGTTGGAAGTAGTGGAACCTCAGCAGGTGCAAGCAGCATTCCTCTATCGCAAGACAGTTGACTTGTTTGGGGATGGCAGCATATATCTGGCTTCAGTTGATGGACATGCTGCTGGTCAAGCTTGTCTCTTTTTACCTGATTATCATCTGTTTATCGGGGCTGATTTGTGCTGGGGCGTGGATCTGTTGTCTTATACGGAGCAGATGCGTTTCTTGCCGTCACTGATCCAAGATAGCAAGGAAGAATACATGGCCGGTGTGGCCTTGCTTCGGCAGTTACTTGCTGTTGGCTATCAGGTGCTAGTCAGTCATGATCCGGCTGAGAGAGCGGAGCAGATTTTGTATGAAACTAGGAACATTTCTAAAAACCTTTAG
- a CDS encoding S66 peptidase family protein, whose protein sequence is MKKLTPGMHIRVVSPSASIEHIGGFEANLTAKERLEKLGFTVSFSEHYLENDMLDSASIESRVADIHAAFADDSVDAILATIGGFNCNELLPYLDFELIARNPKIFCGYSDTTALLNAIYSKTGMKTYMGPSYSSFKMDALQDYQTESWLKAVSQTSYELTPSEKWGDNAWYLPDAPLTFHKTEWKVYHHGQAQATVIGGNLSTFSLLRGTPYAPTDENYVLFVEEAEEDDYVEFDRNLAALLQAYPNPQALLIGRFPKECQMTEELLLYILDKHPILKTIPVLYDLDFAHTQPLFTITIGAQVTVDTEKMLIKIDE, encoded by the coding sequence ATGAAAAAACTCACACCTGGTATGCACATTCGGGTCGTCAGCCCCTCAGCGTCAATCGAACACATCGGTGGCTTTGAGGCCAATCTAACCGCCAAGGAGCGCTTGGAAAAGCTAGGATTTACCGTGTCTTTTTCGGAGCATTATCTGGAAAATGATATGTTAGATTCTGCCTCCATCGAAAGCCGGGTGGCAGACATCCATGCTGCCTTCGCAGATGACTCCGTTGATGCTATTCTGGCCACTATCGGCGGTTTCAACTGTAATGAGCTCCTGCCCTATCTGGACTTTGAGTTGATTGCTAGAAATCCTAAGATTTTCTGCGGCTACTCAGACACAACAGCCTTGCTCAACGCTATTTATAGCAAGACCGGTATGAAAACCTACATGGGACCGTCTTACTCTAGCTTTAAGATGGATGCCCTGCAGGACTATCAGACTGAGAGCTGGCTCAAGGCCGTCAGCCAGACTTCTTATGAATTGACTCCTAGTGAAAAATGGGGCGACAATGCTTGGTATTTGCCTGATGCGCCACTGACCTTCCATAAGACGGAGTGGAAAGTCTATCATCACGGACAAGCCCAAGCCACTGTTATCGGCGGTAATCTCTCCACCTTCTCACTTCTGCGTGGAACACCCTATGCCCCAACAGATGAAAACTATGTCCTCTTTGTTGAAGAGGCCGAAGAAGATGATTATGTGGAGTTTGACCGCAATCTAGCTGCCCTCCTTCAGGCCTATCCTAACCCGCAGGCCCTTCTCATCGGCCGCTTTCCAAAAGAATGTCAGATGACAGAGGAGTTGCTCCTTTATATCTTGGACAAACATCCAATTCTAAAGACGATTCCCGTCCTCTATGACTTGGACTTTGCTCATACTCAGCCACTCTTTACCATCACCATCGGTGCTCAAGTGACGGTGGATACGGAGAAGATGTTGATTAAGATAGATGAGTAA
- a CDS encoding carbohydrate-binding domain-containing protein has translation MKQSKSTLKKIKLMIPLVLMTAVLGACSSNASSSTTSSTTQAANATSTSQTKTNTSDYFASEDSDASYDESKATTINLSGSSAKTSGDGASVSGSTVTISEAGTYVVSGTSENVQIIVKAGDSDKVQIVLNGVTMSGTDAAILVENAGKTSLTLADGSQNTISDSSNHSNTDADAAIYSNSDLTLKGSGSLTVDGKYETAIKSEQTLRVTGGIYTLKAAKNGLSAASAINIKDATIDITATEDAIHADNDEDTSLGNLYIQSGTITINAGDDGLHASNIALIDGGTVTVSKSVEALEGTNVTINGGKLDLYATDDGINAASDVTGADIFIKITGGDIKVEVGEGDTDAIDSNGDVIMSGGNLDITSTVSAFDFDGTATYTGGTITVNGESRTEITADGPGAGGPGGGGAPGGQGGFGGR, from the coding sequence ATGAAACAATCAAAATCAACCCTTAAAAAAATTAAATTGATGATTCCACTGGTTTTGATGACAGCAGTGCTGGGAGCCTGCAGCTCAAACGCCAGCAGTTCTACAACTTCAAGCACTACCCAGGCTGCTAATGCTACAAGCACCAGTCAGACTAAGACCAATACTTCTGATTACTTTGCCTCGGAGGACTCAGACGCTTCTTATGATGAGTCCAAGGCGACGACCATCAACCTGAGTGGCTCTAGCGCTAAGACTTCTGGTGACGGTGCTAGTGTTTCTGGCTCTACTGTGACAATCTCAGAAGCTGGGACCTATGTCGTTTCCGGAACGAGTGAAAATGTGCAGATTATTGTCAAAGCAGGTGATAGCGACAAGGTTCAAATCGTCCTAAATGGCGTAACCATGAGCGGGACAGACGCAGCTATTCTAGTAGAAAATGCGGGTAAAACAAGCCTAACTCTGGCTGACGGCAGCCAAAACACAATCTCAGACTCATCAAATCACAGTAATACGGATGCAGATGCAGCTATCTATAGTAACTCCGACCTGACTCTCAAGGGATCTGGAAGTCTGACAGTTGACGGCAAGTATGAAACAGCGATTAAGTCTGAGCAGACCTTGCGGGTGACAGGTGGTATCTATACACTCAAGGCAGCTAAGAATGGTCTGTCAGCAGCTTCAGCCATCAATATCAAGGACGCTACTATCGATATCACAGCGACAGAAGATGCTATCCACGCGGACAATGATGAAGATACTTCTCTGGGAAATCTCTATATTCAGTCAGGCACTATCACGATTAATGCTGGTGATGATGGTCTACACGCTAGCAATATCGCTTTGATTGATGGTGGAACGGTTACAGTTTCCAAGAGTGTAGAAGCTCTGGAAGGAACCAATGTTACCATTAACGGAGGCAAGCTGGACCTTTATGCGACAGATGATGGTATCAATGCAGCTAGTGATGTAACTGGAGCTGATATCTTTATCAAGATTACTGGTGGCGATATCAAGGTCGAGGTCGGTGAAGGTGATACAGACGCTATCGACTCCAACGGCGATGTCATTATGTCAGGAGGAAACTTGGATATTACTTCTACGGTATCTGCCTTTGACTTTGATGGAACGGCTACCTACACTGGCGGCACCATCACGGTCAATGGTGAAAGCCGAACAGAAATCACGGCAGACGGACCTGGCGCTGGTGGACCTGGTGGCGGCGGTGCCCCAGGCGGCCAAGGAGGTTTTGGTGGACGATAA